A single Anatilimnocola floriformis DNA region contains:
- a CDS encoding type II secretion system F family protein, with product MIQDIQAWLADQGAPEWLQSPVAWFGVACLLLAVPVVLRLLFSKKQDATPEQPADPRRSSGGVFGPLTEALASQIPESEKERVEFGQMLRQAGLYSPTARQSIYAYRFILLVFPLFCTGLLAIASPPSQTWRILIVGGVITAILSITPRMWVYLRRQKRVAQINAGLADMLDMLGMCLGGGMPLSHSLDHVSKNLTAYPALGEELQIMRRQADVGSLRMALSDWANRIDSPEVRQVATLLTRGDQLGASISGSLLEQADHFRTTRKNLANLQANRLPVFLTFPLLFCFAPAALIILMSPAFMQLSEFFDPQNGKNPLANNERISTSRIVDTLDSLDQNIETRVRPGESSVLNDPRFRRPQRTQGNLPRRRSESPYAVESQGE from the coding sequence ATGATCCAAGACATTCAAGCCTGGCTCGCCGATCAAGGTGCTCCCGAGTGGCTGCAAAGCCCGGTGGCCTGGTTCGGTGTCGCTTGCTTATTGCTCGCTGTTCCGGTCGTGCTGCGCTTGCTCTTCAGCAAGAAGCAGGACGCGACGCCAGAGCAACCCGCCGATCCGCGTCGATCAAGCGGTGGTGTGTTTGGTCCGCTGACCGAGGCTCTCGCCTCGCAGATTCCGGAATCGGAAAAGGAACGCGTCGAGTTCGGCCAGATGTTGCGGCAGGCTGGTTTGTACAGCCCCACCGCTCGCCAAAGCATTTACGCTTACCGTTTTATCCTGCTAGTCTTCCCGCTGTTTTGCACGGGATTGCTCGCAATCGCCTCGCCGCCGAGCCAGACCTGGCGGATCTTGATCGTGGGCGGCGTGATTACTGCGATTCTCTCGATCACGCCTCGTATGTGGGTGTATCTGCGGCGGCAAAAGCGAGTGGCTCAGATCAATGCCGGTCTCGCCGACATGCTCGATATGCTGGGCATGTGTCTCGGCGGTGGCATGCCGTTGTCGCACAGCCTCGATCACGTTTCGAAGAACTTGACTGCTTATCCCGCGCTCGGCGAAGAGTTGCAGATCATGCGTCGCCAGGCCGATGTTGGCAGCCTGCGTATGGCTCTGTCGGACTGGGCCAACCGCATCGACTCGCCGGAAGTTCGCCAGGTCGCCACGTTGCTCACTCGCGGTGATCAACTGGGCGCCAGCATCAGCGGCTCTTTGCTCGAACAAGCCGACCACTTCCGCACGACCCGTAAGAACCTGGCCAACCTGCAAGCCAACCGGCTGCCGGTGTTCCTCACGTTCCCGCTGCTGTTCTGCTTCGCACCGGCCGCTCTCATCATCCTGATGAGCCCAGCGTTCATGCAGCTCTCGGAATTCTTCGATCCGCAAAACGGCAAGAATCCGCTGGCGAACAATGAACGGATCAGCACGAGCCGCATCGTCGATACCCTGGACTCGCTCGACCAGAATATCGAAACTCGCGTTCGCCCCGGCGAATCGAGCGTGCTGAACGATCCTCGGTTCCGCCGCCCGCAACGGACCCAAGGTAACCTCCCGCGTCGGCGTTCTGAGAGCCCCTACGCCGTAGAATCGCAGGGCGAATAG
- a CDS encoding type II secretion system F family protein codes for MTAQLALITITFASVSAGLAAIGLFLRDLFTKTKTGRQRLEFAAEEPTGGIDGWFFRLIEQSGVAMDMSTALMLTFGVGLAAAGLPFLLFDNLLGAAGGMVLGISLVILYFSIVRFFRLRKMQNALPQALQAVSDSIRSGQTLSEACSLVSKEIKGPLGAEFGYAHEQLELGHAPVSVMTRMARRIPLPEFRIFSTAVVVHRRAGGNLSLLSERMSKAARDRQEVRSHMMAVTAGGRLSAIGMFVGTILAIFILGWIEPDYINKFMANSKGPWLLATAFILQAIGGLWVWRILRTSY; via the coding sequence ATGACCGCACAACTCGCACTCATCACCATCACCTTCGCTTCGGTGTCAGCCGGACTCGCCGCCATCGGCTTGTTCCTGCGCGACCTGTTTACGAAAACCAAGACGGGCCGGCAACGGCTGGAATTCGCTGCCGAAGAGCCCACTGGCGGCATCGACGGTTGGTTCTTCCGGCTGATCGAGCAATCGGGCGTTGCGATGGATATGTCCACCGCGCTGATGCTGACCTTCGGTGTCGGCCTGGCTGCGGCCGGCTTGCCGTTCTTGCTGTTCGATAATTTGCTCGGTGCTGCCGGTGGCATGGTCCTCGGCATTTCGCTGGTGATTTTGTATTTCAGCATCGTTCGTTTCTTCCGCTTGCGGAAGATGCAGAACGCCCTGCCGCAAGCTCTGCAAGCCGTTTCGGACTCGATCCGCTCGGGGCAAACGCTGTCAGAAGCGTGCTCGTTGGTCTCGAAAGAAATCAAAGGCCCGCTCGGTGCCGAATTTGGTTATGCCCACGAACAACTTGAGCTCGGTCATGCTCCCGTGAGCGTGATGACTCGCATGGCCCGCCGCATTCCGCTGCCGGAGTTCCGGATCTTCAGCACGGCGGTCGTGGTTCACCGTCGCGCGGGTGGTAACTTGTCGCTCCTCAGCGAGCGCATGAGCAAAGCCGCTCGCGATCGTCAGGAAGTTCGCAGTCACATGATGGCCGTCACGGCTGGTGGTCGCCTTTCGGCGATCGGCATGTTCGTCGGCACCATCCTCGCGATTTTCATCCTGGGTTGGATCGAGCCCGACTACATCAACAAGTTCATGGCCAATTCGAAGGGCCCGTGGTTGCTGGCCACCGCCTTCATCCTGCAAGCCATCGGTGGCCTGTGGGTATGGCGCATCCTTCGCACTAGCTACTAG
- a CDS encoding CpaF family protein, translated as MFLQSSRHTGEKNGTSQTDALLHAETVEAEFQRLKTGIHRELLDSLDLSRIAGLTEEELREDIRHLAEGMMRARSRKLPPIDEERLVDELIAESFGLGPLEIYMQDPDVTDILVNGPGEVYVERLGRLQETNTVFADEEHLLQIIQRIAARVGRRIDEHSPMVDARLADGSRVNAIIPPLALGGPVLSIRRFGHRPLQINDIMLRGSVCPEIMQVLEAAIEGRINLMISGGTGSGKTTMLNILSRYIPANERLVTIEDSAELNLQRKHVVKLETRPKNPEGAAEVSQRDLVRNALRMRPDRIILGEVRGGEALDMLQAMNTGHEGSMTTIHANDTRDALSRLEVMVSMSGFELPVSVTRRYIASAITVVVHLARLKGGVRRVMKVSEITSLDNNDYTVQDLFGFQQTGVDERGIARGHFFATGNKPNFLRRLNETGIELNERLFTARKLSADQAIGPMTVAEGTAALALQGNLA; from the coding sequence ATGTTTCTGCAATCGTCCCGGCACACCGGTGAGAAAAACGGCACTAGCCAAACCGATGCGCTGCTGCACGCGGAAACCGTCGAAGCCGAATTTCAGCGGCTGAAAACCGGCATCCACCGCGAACTGCTCGACTCGCTCGATCTGTCGCGCATCGCCGGTCTGACCGAAGAAGAGCTGCGCGAAGACATTCGTCATCTCGCCGAAGGGATGATGCGGGCTCGCAGCCGCAAGCTGCCGCCGATCGACGAAGAACGCCTGGTCGATGAATTGATCGCCGAATCGTTCGGTCTCGGCCCGCTCGAGATCTACATGCAGGATCCGGACGTCACCGATATTCTGGTGAACGGCCCCGGCGAAGTGTATGTGGAACGCCTCGGTCGGCTGCAAGAGACGAACACTGTCTTTGCCGACGAAGAACACTTGCTGCAAATCATCCAGCGCATCGCCGCTCGCGTCGGCCGCCGCATTGACGAACACTCGCCGATGGTCGACGCCCGCCTCGCCGATGGCTCCCGCGTGAATGCCATCATTCCGCCACTGGCCCTCGGCGGCCCGGTGTTGTCAATTCGCCGCTTCGGACATCGTCCGTTGCAAATTAACGACATCATGCTCCGCGGCTCGGTTTGCCCCGAAATCATGCAGGTCCTCGAAGCAGCCATTGAAGGTCGCATTAACCTCATGATCAGTGGTGGTACTGGTAGCGGTAAAACGACCATGCTGAATATTCTATCGCGCTATATCCCCGCGAACGAACGTTTGGTGACGATCGAAGATTCGGCGGAACTCAATTTGCAACGGAAGCACGTTGTGAAGCTGGAAACCCGTCCGAAGAATCCCGAAGGCGCCGCCGAAGTGTCGCAACGCGACCTGGTTCGCAACGCCCTGCGTATGCGTCCTGACCGCATCATCCTGGGCGAAGTCCGCGGAGGTGAAGCTCTGGACATGCTTCAGGCTATGAATACAGGTCACGAAGGTTCGATGACCACGATTCACGCCAACGACACTCGCGACGCTCTTTCGCGTCTCGAAGTGATGGTGAGCATGAGCGGCTTCGAGCTGCCGGTGAGCGTCACTCGTCGTTACATCGCGTCGGCCATCACCGTCGTGGTGCATCTCGCTCGCCTCAAGGGTGGCGTGCGTCGCGTGATGAAGGTTTCGGAAATCACTTCGCTCGATAACAACGATTACACGGTTCAGGACTTGTTCGGCTTCCAGCAAACGGGTGTCGATGAACGAGGCATTGCTCGTGGCCACTTCTTTGCCACTGGCAACAAGCCGAACTTCCTCCGCCGCCTGAATGAAACCGGCATCGAACTCAACGAACGGTTGTTCACAGCTCGCAAACTCAGCGCCGATCAAGCGATCGGGCCGATGACCGTTGCCGAAGGAACGGCTGCTTTGGCTCTGCAAGGGAACCTCGCATGA
- the cpaB gene encoding Flp pilus assembly protein CpaB, with the protein MKRISPATVTFGVMALVLGLVAAYIVKQAMHKPPVAKVVVPPPAPAPIDPGVQVVFARNNIPKSGKLLPADLLIAYVPRTSKAAKGTFANVAIAEGRITNQIIKAGQAIREEYLLEIGEALPDLADRLPAGMRAVTVSVANTESGGKRFGEGDYVDISLTVEGTHPEIGEVATRTLMRNVLVVDSAASRPLIRGVNTRVQRNVQTLTVAVKPADANKLVVAQRTGVLSVNLVAAKDLEAEPIEGSDIVTRRQLLGLKEVVPAKPAKKYVVEKWSGGRLNVVEMSDDRVKESRDVNTTSKPIAAPPAEPKFNTSYIPSGVTEPVDLPAEVPAEVLEQ; encoded by the coding sequence GTGAAACGAATTAGTCCCGCAACCGTGACCTTTGGCGTGATGGCCCTGGTACTCGGCCTCGTGGCCGCTTACATCGTCAAACAGGCGATGCACAAACCTCCAGTCGCGAAGGTCGTTGTACCTCCGCCGGCTCCGGCTCCGATCGATCCGGGCGTGCAGGTCGTGTTTGCCCGCAACAACATTCCCAAGAGCGGCAAGCTGCTCCCGGCGGACCTCTTGATCGCATACGTTCCTCGTACGTCGAAGGCGGCCAAGGGAACTTTTGCCAACGTGGCAATCGCCGAAGGGCGAATCACCAACCAGATCATCAAGGCTGGCCAGGCGATTCGCGAAGAATACCTGCTTGAAATCGGCGAAGCTCTGCCAGACCTGGCTGATCGGCTTCCGGCTGGTATGCGAGCGGTGACGGTGAGCGTCGCTAACACAGAATCCGGCGGCAAGCGTTTCGGCGAAGGTGACTATGTCGATATCTCGCTGACCGTCGAAGGAACTCACCCGGAGATCGGTGAAGTGGCCACTCGCACGCTGATGCGGAACGTCCTCGTCGTGGATTCCGCCGCTAGCCGGCCGCTCATCCGTGGCGTGAATACTCGCGTGCAGCGGAACGTCCAAACGCTGACCGTCGCTGTCAAGCCGGCCGATGCCAACAAACTGGTCGTGGCTCAGCGGACCGGCGTCCTCAGCGTCAACCTGGTTGCCGCCAAGGATCTGGAAGCTGAACCGATTGAAGGTTCGGACATCGTCACTCGTCGCCAATTGCTGGGTCTGAAGGAAGTTGTGCCCGCCAAACCGGCGAAGAAGTACGTCGTCGAGAAGTGGAGCGGTGGCCGCTTGAACGTTGTCGAAATGAGCGACGACCGCGTGAAGGAATCACGCGATGTGAATACGACCAGCAAGCCGATTGCGGCTCCGCCGGCCGAACCCAAGTTCAACACGAGCTACATCCCCAGCGGTGTCACCGAACCGGTGGATCTGCCGGCGGAAGTGCCGGCTGAAGTACTCGAGCAGTAA
- a CDS encoding TadE/TadG family type IV pilus assembly protein codes for MKQFTKKRRTRQGAVLALELIMVLPILLMVLLATVEFGILLMSSQGVGAAAAHGSRNSALPSSSKASVEAAVNAALDGYIWQSAQETVIYVDSGGGFVKDISGTVLSSAPSGSIVSVTVNVESDQAAPDLLKYFGISLAGKEITTTYVTRKE; via the coding sequence ATGAAACAATTCACTAAAAAACGCCGCACACGCCAGGGAGCTGTGCTCGCGCTCGAGTTGATTATGGTCCTGCCCATTCTGCTGATGGTCCTGCTGGCCACGGTCGAGTTCGGCATTCTGCTCATGTCGTCGCAAGGCGTGGGAGCAGCGGCCGCTCACGGCAGCCGCAACTCGGCCTTGCCTAGCTCCAGCAAAGCCAGCGTTGAAGCTGCGGTAAATGCCGCACTTGACGGTTACATCTGGCAGAGCGCTCAGGAAACGGTGATCTACGTCGATTCCGGCGGCGGGTTTGTCAAAGACATATCCGGCACAGTGCTGTCGAGCGCTCCTTCGGGTTCGATCGTCAGCGTGACGGTGAACGTCGAGTCGGATCAGGCGGCCCCGGATTTGCTTAAGTACTTCGGCATTAGCCTGGCTGGTAAAGAGATCACGACAACGTACGTGACTCGCAAGGAATAA